Part of the Vigna angularis cultivar LongXiaoDou No.4 chromosome 1, ASM1680809v1, whole genome shotgun sequence genome, tatattttctctctcttttttcttatttattttcgtttatagaaataatttttatttcagaGATTTAGTCAATGAAATACTAAACATTTCACTAagttttcaagaaaaaataaattagttgtATGGTAAAAATGGTAAGGGAGTTCATAGTTTTGAAGATTGAAACTTTATCCCTTGTGAGTTTTTAAGTCCTAAGAAAGTTAGTGTATCCATTAGCTTTAGATCGGGAAAAGTTTATCACCCCTGCTAGCCCTTTTCGACTTTCACCTTAATTATAATCGGTCAAATTCAAGAGTTTATAATGGTAAAATTAGAAAGCTAAAATTAATATGCCATTTCAAATCACTCAAGTCTATTATACCCCATAACACACCATAACACAGGGCACCCTTGTGCAAGCAAAGGCTCTTAGGCCTAAACATGAATTGAAACTTAAAATCCAGGGCAGATAGAGCTAAAAATGCCCTAAAAAGTTGCAAAATATGTCATTAGAGACTGATATCTGATATCCCCAACTTAACCCCTGTTAGTATGATTTGCTATGTACAAAATAATCACCTAAAGCAAAAACCATACTTTTACCTCCCCGTGTACTCCTACATTCTCAATCACAAATCACTGACTGCCAAAACGTTCAAAAAATGAAGCATCACAACTTTCCCCACCAAGTAATTTAAGACTCTGCGCTTATCATATTCTATCCTCTTCAGTCTCATATCAGACCAAAGAACTGCAACATGTTTTCTTCTCCTCCCCCAAACATTCATCCAACAAAATTTATCCTAAATAAGACAAAgctaaaaacaaaagaaaacaatagaCCATATTGACGCTACCCTTTCAAAGCAAATTGTTATAACCAAAGTTTTAAATTGTGGTTGTCGCTGTATCTTTGATATTCCAAGAAAATATGATCAAACAAAGTCAGTACTGCCGTAGTTTTGCTTGCTTTGTTGTGTCAGAAAAACTACAGAAACCTTGACATACTCACAGTCCTAACTGTGTTTTGAAAACCTTGGACTATTGCGAAATCTAAGACTGTTGCGAAATGACAGCAGCAGCATCAGAGGAGACTGAAACTCTCCTAGCAGGACGAGTAGACTTCTTCACATAAGATGAATTCCACTCGCCACCATCTTGAGCATAGTAATCCATTGGATAATCTCCACCAAAATCTTCCCCTCCCTTTGCATCCCCCTCACAGCAAGCACCACTCCTCTTACAACAACCCACACCATCTTCACAAACTTCATTCTTCTCCCACCACCCAGGTATCACTCCCAGAGCAACCTCTGCCTCAAACGAAGTAAGCATCGGTTTCACAAACGCCTCACCCCAGTCAATGGACAACCTCGGACACGCAATATGAATCCAGGCGTCCACAGAATCCTCAAACAGAGCAACCCTCCCAGGACTTAACTCCGACATCAAAACCATAGTGTAATCCAACCCtctctccttcatcttcttctccaaccTCTCCAAAATCCTCGGATTCCCTTGTCTCCCAAGAGTCCCCAAAACCACACCCCAACTCCGAGCCTTCCTCGCTTTCAAAATCGCATTTTTCCTCGACCGCTTCATACCCACGTGATCATATTCCTCCAGAAACAACTTCCCCATGTAAGGGTCATACCTGAATGCCCTAATCCCCGAATTTGCAATCATGAACGCCTCCAAATGAAACCTTCCATCCGCCACAAACACCAAAACGCTTTCACCAACGCCACAACCAAGCGAATTCCCCGAGACCCTGGGCGCCATGCAACCCAGAACCTCACCCGCGGAAAGCGGCTTCGACTGAGgaaccaaaaccctaaaccctaactcCTCCAATTGGGGCTTCGCAGCGCGAATCGCTGAGGCGAATTGAATTGTCCCAGCGACAACGAGTGTTTGGGGACGGGATTCAAGGTTCAACCTGACGGTGTCGACGAAGTGGGGGACGTCGATTTTGATGTCGACGAAAACGTAGAGGGAGGGGATCGTAGTGGCGTCGATGGGGACGAGGCAGCTGTGTCCGTAGTGGATGAGGAGGTCGGCACCGAGGGCGGCGACAGAGAAGTCGTCGACGCAGCAGGCGCCGTAGGTTACATCGCCGAGGATGTAGCAATGGGTAACGGCGACAAAGGTGGTGAAGATGTCAGAGAGGGAAAGAGAGTACATAAGGAGGCCCTCGGGAAACTGGAGGGCGACACGCTTGGCGCCCGTGGAGAGCACGCGCCAAACGGACTTGTGAATCTCGAAGTTGTAGTTGGAGGGGAGGACGGAGATGGCGGCGTTGAGAAGCGGGTCGTTGAGGATTGAATCTGGAATTTGATTTTTCACGAAACGCTTTGGCTTTGGCTTTGGGTTTGCAGCATTGTTGGGTTGGAGAGGAGATGAAGAGTGGGGAAGAAGGAGCATCTCTGTTCCTACTTTGCTTTGCTCTGACTCCATTGCCATCCTTTCTCTACTAAACGCCTTCTTCTTTTGTTCTACTTTCTTTCCTCTCACAccaaatctttttaaatatgcAATTATTCTATTCTTCACTCATCTAGGATCAAATTTAATTACCTCCTTAATTCACTTAATTATTTCACTAAATTATATACTATATCTTTTCCaattaagatttttaaaattttggttttttttaattGCGTCGTTGactattactattttattaatggTCAATCAACcataagaaatttaattaaaatatgtttggctaaattgtattaaaaacgtttaaaaaagttaattatttgtgttttttatggATATGTGTAGGGCCGAGAGACGTACCTTTCTGATGGAGTTTTCCTGTAGAAGTCACTCTGACGTTGAAGTTATGCGTAATACAATCCAGTATTTGGAATATAGTAAAGCGTACTTACCCTTTTGGACCTAACATTCAATTTATAAGTTATCTCACACTTAGCATAGGTCCAATagcataaaaataaacttacctTTAGATTTGATCAGTTACTCGTAAACAGtttattaatatctttaatcaaaTATCCTTAATTAacattctttaattattttggtACTATTTTATTACCTGTTAGATTATTGGTCCAACCATAATATAAATGTTGGTCCAACCATAATATAAGT contains:
- the LOC108319515 gene encoding uncharacterized protein LOC108319515 → MAMESEQSKVGTEMLLLPHSSSPLQPNNAANPKPKPKRFVKNQIPDSILNDPLLNAAISVLPSNYNFEIHKSVWRVLSTGAKRVALQFPEGLLMYSLSLSDIFTTFVAVTHCYILGDVTYGACCVDDFSVAALGADLLIHYGHSCLVPIDATTIPSLYVFVDIKIDVPHFVDTVRLNLESRPQTLVVAGTIQFASAIRAAKPQLEELGFRVLVPQSKPLSAGEVLGCMAPRVSGNSLGCGVGESVLVFVADGRFHLEAFMIANSGIRAFRYDPYMGKLFLEEYDHVGMKRSRKNAILKARKARSWGVVLGTLGRQGNPRILERLEKKMKERGLDYTMVLMSELSPGRVALFEDSVDAWIHIACPRLSIDWGEAFVKPMLTSFEAEVALGVIPGWWEKNEVCEDGVGCCKRSGACCEGDAKGGEDFGGDYPMDYYAQDGGEWNSSYVKKSTRPARRVSVSSDAAAVISQQS